In Kitasatospora sp. NBC_00240, the following are encoded in one genomic region:
- a CDS encoding purine-nucleoside phosphorylase has product MNVSPQSVVFADPYAAAQAAAERLRELTGAERHDVALVMGSGWVPAADALGETVAEFAVTELPGFPAPAVAGHSGKIRSVRIPGPDGERRALIFLGRNHYYEGHGVATVVHGVRTAAAAGCGTIVLTNGCGGLRQGWVPGQPVLISDHINLTADSPIVGANFVDLTDLYSKRLRELCREVDPSLDEAVYVQFRGPHYETPAEVHMARVIGGELVGMSTTLEAIAAREAGAEVLGISLVTNLAAGITGEPLNHAEVLEAGKASAERMGALLAKVLERI; this is encoded by the coding sequence GTGAACGTATCTCCTCAGTCGGTCGTCTTCGCCGACCCCTATGCCGCCGCCCAGGCCGCCGCCGAGCGCCTGCGCGAGCTGACCGGTGCCGAGCGCCACGACGTCGCCCTGGTGATGGGCTCCGGCTGGGTGCCCGCCGCCGACGCCCTCGGAGAGACGGTGGCCGAGTTCGCGGTCACCGAGCTCCCCGGCTTCCCCGCCCCGGCCGTGGCCGGCCACTCCGGCAAGATCCGGTCCGTGCGGATCCCCGGTCCGGACGGCGAGCGGCGCGCCCTGATCTTCCTCGGCCGCAACCACTACTACGAGGGCCACGGCGTGGCCACCGTGGTGCACGGCGTGCGCACCGCCGCGGCCGCCGGCTGCGGGACCATCGTGCTGACCAACGGCTGCGGCGGCCTGCGCCAGGGCTGGGTCCCCGGCCAGCCGGTCCTGATCAGCGACCACATCAACCTCACCGCGGACTCCCCGATCGTCGGCGCCAACTTCGTCGACCTGACGGACCTCTACTCCAAGCGGCTGCGCGAGCTGTGCCGCGAGGTGGACCCGTCCCTCGACGAGGCCGTGTACGTCCAGTTCCGCGGCCCGCACTACGAGACCCCGGCCGAGGTGCACATGGCCCGGGTGATCGGCGGCGAGCTGGTCGGCATGTCCACCACGCTGGAGGCCATCGCCGCCCGCGAGGCCGGCGCCGAGGTGCTCGGCATCTCCCTGGTGACCAACCTGGCGGCCGGCATCACCGGCGAGCCGCTCAACCACGCCGAGGTGCTGGAGGCCGGCAAGGCCTCCGCCGAGCGCATGGGCGCGCTGCTGGCGAAGGTCCTTGAGCGGATCTGA
- a CDS encoding NlpC/P60 family protein — protein sequence MSVSRKSVFSGALALTLLATSGYLTVELRRRAEQPVAAAAPLVAHATHQAAGAAPQAGTYRYERLAAPDRTVVRDAGGAVLATLTDKARTAVLTGPGRVFAEPGTTSATVTGDSWVRLLPQPWRAGAEGEAWFRTWFQQSLGSTADDVLAIATQYMAGAAPEKDAKGVRYRGDASFGPINPDGSTGQDFRLEQTDFFDYLGIPYTFADKATKQPDKTRYGAFDCSGFVRMVYGYRSGYPLLSKDVAGAGLARSANGLARFSPGVPVLPLTTLPGSDVTVRPASIDALQPGDLVFFEIDTRTGARLDHTGIFLGIDTDGHPRYISSREEADGPTFGDKGGTARLDDNGMYAKGLRSAKRL from the coding sequence ATGAGCGTCTCCCGCAAGTCCGTGTTCAGTGGCGCGCTCGCGCTGACGCTGCTGGCCACCAGCGGCTACCTGACCGTGGAGCTCCGGCGGCGCGCGGAGCAGCCCGTGGCCGCGGCGGCCCCGCTGGTCGCCCACGCCACCCACCAGGCCGCGGGGGCCGCGCCGCAGGCCGGCACCTACCGCTACGAGCGGCTGGCCGCCCCCGACCGCACGGTCGTCCGGGACGCCGGCGGCGCGGTGCTGGCGACCCTCACCGACAAGGCCAGGACGGCCGTGCTGACCGGCCCCGGCCGGGTCTTCGCCGAGCCGGGCACCACCTCGGCGACGGTCACGGGGGACTCCTGGGTGCGGCTGCTGCCCCAGCCGTGGCGGGCCGGGGCCGAGGGCGAGGCGTGGTTCCGGACGTGGTTCCAGCAGTCGCTGGGCAGCACCGCGGACGACGTGCTGGCGATCGCCACCCAGTACATGGCCGGCGCGGCGCCCGAGAAGGACGCCAAGGGCGTCCGCTACCGGGGTGACGCCTCGTTCGGGCCGATCAACCCGGACGGCTCCACCGGCCAGGACTTCCGGCTGGAGCAAACCGACTTCTTCGACTACCTGGGGATCCCGTACACCTTCGCCGACAAGGCCACCAAGCAGCCGGACAAGACCCGCTACGGCGCCTTCGACTGCTCCGGCTTCGTCCGGATGGTCTACGGCTACCGGTCGGGGTACCCACTGCTCAGCAAGGACGTGGCGGGCGCCGGCCTGGCCCGCAGTGCCAACGGCCTGGCCCGGTTCTCGCCCGGTGTGCCCGTCCTGCCGCTGACCACGCTGCCCGGCTCCGACGTGACGGTGCGGCCGGCGTCGATCGACGCCCTGCAGCCCGGTGACCTGGTCTTCTTCGAGATCGACACCCGGACGGGCGCCAGGCTGGACCACACCGGGATCTTCCTGGGCATCGACACCGACGGGCACCCGCGTTACATCTCCAGCCGGGAGGAGGCCGACGGCCCGACCTTCGGCGACAAGGGCGGCACCGCGCGCCTGGACGACAACGGGATGTACGCCAAGGGCCTGCGCAGCGCGAAGCGGCTCTGA
- a CDS encoding poly-gamma-glutamate biosynthesis protein PgsC/CapC, whose protein sequence is MIPTELTPEIAAIGIALGLVFSLVCYLTTNLSPGGMITPGWLALTLVEDLQRVGIVIGVTLLTYLATRLVQKLVILYGKRLFAAVVLTGVVLQATVMLVLQRELPTLYANQTLGFIVPGLIAYQLVRQPRAATLMATSTVTLANYVVLTAGLLLGALPGS, encoded by the coding sequence GTGATACCCACCGAGCTCACCCCCGAGATCGCCGCCATCGGCATCGCGCTCGGCCTGGTCTTCTCGCTCGTCTGCTACCTGACCACCAACCTCTCCCCCGGCGGCATGATCACCCCGGGCTGGCTGGCGCTGACCCTGGTCGAGGACCTCCAGCGGGTCGGCATCGTGATCGGGGTCACGCTGCTCACCTACCTGGCGACCCGGCTGGTCCAGAAGCTGGTGATCCTCTACGGCAAGCGGCTGTTCGCCGCCGTGGTGCTCACCGGGGTCGTGCTCCAGGCGACGGTGATGCTGGTGCTGCAGCGCGAGCTGCCGACCCTGTACGCCAACCAGACGCTGGGCTTCATCGTGCCCGGCCTGATCGCCTACCAGCTGGTCCGCCAGCCGCGCGCGGCGACGCTGATGGCCACCAGCACGGTGACCCTGGCGAACTACGTGGTGCTCACCGCCGGCCTGCTGCTCGGCGCCCTGCCCGGCAGCTGA
- the pgsB gene encoding poly-gamma-glutamate synthase PgsB: MLFLYIVLVVCCAVLLVAGIVEQRRHFAALEQIPVRVLVNGIRGKSSITRLCAGALRGGDLVTVAKTTGTAARFIHPDATEEPVYRKFGIANVVEQIGIVRRAATYRPDALVIECMAVMPALQEVNQTKLIRSTIGVLCNVREDHLAEMGPTLDDVARSLSRSMPVGGVCVTAERDRVDILREEAARRNCELIVVDPETVSDEELRGFSWFTFKENVAIALAVAELLGVERGTALRGMWEAPPDPGVLSVDRYRTADGKRLRFANVFAANDPESTLMNVQQLLDLGAIHRPLNVVINCRPDRVERNGQMGGIVPDLDPDTVFLIGHPTRSARDGIPADWQGRVVDLGGDRRDPAELTAELLAALGPDTSLVAVGNIHGQGELFLEELTHLAPDDEADEAADEDAPTAADLFAPRAADPFPPAADPFPPAADVFAPVPGPARPRRGAPWPGDGVPSQATPQARPYPEPYAQPEPYGQPQPYGRQAPYAQPGHPHPQAYPDQAQQGYPAAHRQGPRQQHPADRSGEPSPYPATDRYRQPDQYPEPDRYRQPDRFPQPGQYSQPGRYQPPGPYRQRPDTTPDQHQQPRPPAPDQFQYQYGDQQ, from the coding sequence GTGCTCTTCCTCTACATCGTGCTGGTGGTGTGCTGCGCCGTGCTGCTGGTGGCGGGCATCGTCGAACAGCGCCGGCACTTCGCGGCCCTGGAGCAGATCCCGGTCCGGGTGCTGGTCAACGGCATCCGGGGCAAGAGCTCGATCACCCGGCTGTGCGCCGGCGCGCTGCGCGGCGGCGACCTGGTGACGGTCGCCAAGACCACCGGCACGGCGGCCCGGTTCATCCACCCCGACGCGACCGAGGAGCCGGTCTACCGCAAGTTCGGCATCGCCAACGTGGTGGAGCAGATCGGCATCGTCCGGCGGGCCGCCACCTACCGGCCCGACGCCCTGGTGATCGAGTGCATGGCGGTGATGCCGGCCCTCCAGGAGGTCAACCAGACCAAGCTGATCCGCTCGACCATCGGCGTGCTCTGCAACGTCCGCGAGGACCACCTCGCCGAGATGGGGCCGACCCTGGACGACGTGGCGCGCTCCCTCTCCCGCTCGATGCCCGTCGGCGGTGTCTGCGTGACGGCCGAGCGCGACCGGGTGGACATCCTGCGCGAGGAGGCCGCCCGCCGGAACTGCGAGCTGATCGTGGTCGACCCGGAGACGGTGAGCGACGAGGAGCTGCGCGGCTTCAGCTGGTTCACCTTCAAGGAGAACGTGGCGATCGCGCTGGCCGTCGCCGAACTGCTCGGCGTGGAGCGCGGGACGGCCCTGCGCGGCATGTGGGAGGCCCCGCCGGACCCGGGCGTGCTGTCCGTCGACCGCTACCGCACCGCGGACGGCAAGCGGCTGCGCTTCGCCAACGTCTTCGCGGCGAACGACCCGGAGTCGACGCTGATGAACGTGCAGCAGCTGCTGGACCTCGGGGCGATCCACCGGCCGCTGAACGTGGTGATCAACTGCCGCCCGGACCGGGTCGAGCGCAACGGCCAGATGGGCGGCATCGTGCCCGACCTGGACCCGGACACGGTCTTCCTGATCGGCCACCCGACCAGAAGCGCCCGGGACGGCATCCCCGCCGACTGGCAGGGCCGGGTGGTGGACCTGGGCGGCGACCGGCGCGACCCGGCCGAGCTCACCGCCGAACTGCTGGCCGCGCTCGGCCCCGACACCTCGCTGGTCGCGGTCGGCAACATCCACGGCCAGGGCGAGCTCTTCCTGGAGGAGCTCACCCACCTCGCCCCCGACGACGAGGCGGACGAGGCGGCGGACGAGGACGCGCCCACGGCGGCGGACCTCTTCGCGCCCCGGGCGGCGGACCCGTTCCCCCCGGCCGCGGACCCGTTCCCCCCGGCGGCCGACGTGTTCGCACCGGTGCCCGGGCCCGCCCGGCCCCGCCGCGGCGCGCCCTGGCCCGGGGACGGCGTCCCGTCGCAGGCGACCCCGCAGGCCCGTCCGTACCCGGAGCCGTACGCGCAGCCGGAGCCGTACGGACAGCCGCAGCCTTACGGGCGCCAGGCGCCGTACGCGCAGCCGGGTCACCCCCACCCGCAGGCGTACCCGGACCAGGCCCAGCAGGGGTACCCGGCAGCGCACCGGCAGGGGCCCCGGCAGCAGCACCCGGCGGACCGGTCCGGGGAGCCGTCGCCCTACCCCGCAACGGACCGGTACCGGCAGCCCGACCAGTACCCGGAGCCGGACCGGTACCGGCAGCCGGACCGGTTCCCCCAGCCCGGCCAGTACTCCCAGCCCGGCCGGTACCAGCCGCCCGGCCCGTACCGGCAGCGGCCGGACACCACGCCGGACCAGCACCAGCAGCCGCGGCCGCCCGCGCCGGACCAGTTCCAGTACCAGTACGGAGACCAGCAGTGA
- a CDS encoding HAMP domain-containing protein translates to MSTAASPPRQHRYRRRADMPLLGGIRPPIALLLVLLLAVSALTAVAVGGLRLDDAPQAVRESQQYAAEDGATALRAAVNENATDLRRAAARFDTAPAEPAAVLGALGQAYQKWRGTVILQPGSGKLLAARGETVPLAGLLDLGALGDTAPAPVLTGTAGGPRLLTFALVATPTGERALLVASGGLRLPGITTGKSQSLQVLDNTGAVLDSAGPPLTSEPDKRIVGAARTRVARQPAGTAEVTSGSLVGPPDQHGTRRIVGYSAVAGTTAQDLAAPLGLTLVSSTTVDRQAGSLRHPLLGLAATGALLLVALLVAGLLVLTLQRPLLRLFLESRRLTRGERLDQPVSGPARGEAGRITRALEEVRLQLLDPARPPATEPPATAGRRRRFAPGIALPLALCAVVVLSWSGPLLLLSGDKGAIRVPGQVVSAQRDRTDTAADRIRQALNEGYADLRSIAPALGDGTEAKPIEAVLRGTLAEHGRYRSLYVLGPTGAVVARAGEAPRHAGAGTVGPDGVLLLNKSGKEPQVAARVGLGPQAQGESADPAAEAAAAAAPPTAVVVGEFKREFLDGLLTRPGLGRVWLIDDRHKVLSANEAFSSFGDLPEARAEAVLTSAGKGAAADVVRHGGDPAVLAAAPLGGNGTVARLGWSVVSAQPVAWLHLDQNKADRRAVLAGMLGLAAAALCLGWLFVAVGIPLRRLAASAEALAAGDRRTVLYPAHHDEVGAVARSLELLRQELELLGRPSAGRRAARAARAPGPPAAPPTPAGAGHR, encoded by the coding sequence TTGAGCACGGCCGCGTCACCGCCTCGCCAGCACCGCTACCGCCGCCGGGCGGACATGCCCCTGCTCGGCGGGATCCGGCCACCCATCGCCCTCCTGCTGGTCCTGCTGCTGGCCGTCTCCGCGCTCACCGCCGTCGCCGTCGGCGGGCTGCGCCTGGACGACGCCCCGCAGGCCGTCCGGGAGTCCCAGCAGTACGCGGCCGAGGACGGGGCCACCGCGCTGCGCGCCGCCGTCAACGAGAACGCCACCGACCTGCGCCGCGCCGCCGCCCGCTTCGACACCGCGCCCGCCGAGCCGGCCGCCGTGCTCGGCGCCCTCGGCCAGGCCTACCAGAAGTGGCGCGGCACCGTGATCCTCCAGCCCGGCAGCGGCAAGCTGCTCGCCGCCCGCGGCGAGACCGTGCCGCTGGCCGGACTGCTCGACCTCGGCGCGCTCGGCGACACCGCGCCCGCCCCCGTGCTCACCGGCACCGCCGGCGGCCCCCGACTGCTGACCTTCGCCCTGGTGGCCACCCCTACCGGGGAGCGGGCCCTGCTGGTCGCGTCCGGCGGCCTGCGGCTGCCCGGCATCACCACCGGGAAGTCCCAGAGCCTGCAGGTGCTCGACAACACCGGAGCCGTGCTCGACAGCGCCGGCCCGCCGCTCACCTCCGAGCCCGACAAGCGGATCGTCGGCGCCGCCCGCACCCGCGTCGCGCGGCAGCCCGCAGGCACCGCGGAGGTCACCTCCGGCAGCCTGGTCGGCCCGCCGGACCAGCACGGGACCCGCCGGATCGTCGGCTACTCGGCCGTCGCCGGCACCACCGCCCAGGACCTGGCCGCCCCGCTCGGCCTCACCCTGGTCTCCAGCACCACGGTCGACCGGCAGGCCGGCAGCCTGCGGCACCCGCTGCTCGGGCTGGCCGCCACCGGCGCCCTGCTGCTGGTCGCCCTGCTGGTCGCCGGCCTGCTCGTGCTCACCCTGCAGCGCCCGCTGCTGCGGCTCTTCCTGGAGTCCCGCCGGCTGACCCGCGGCGAGCGGCTCGACCAGCCGGTCTCCGGACCCGCCCGGGGCGAGGCCGGCCGGATCACCCGCGCCCTGGAGGAGGTCCGCCTCCAACTGCTCGACCCCGCCAGGCCGCCGGCCACCGAGCCGCCGGCCACCGCGGGCCGCCGGCGCCGGTTCGCCCCCGGCATCGCCCTGCCGCTCGCCCTCTGCGCGGTGGTCGTCCTCAGCTGGTCCGGCCCGCTGCTGCTGCTGAGCGGCGACAAGGGCGCGATCCGGGTACCCGGCCAGGTGGTCTCCGCCCAGCGGGACCGCACCGACACCGCCGCGGACCGGATCCGGCAGGCGCTCAACGAGGGCTACGCCGACCTCAGGTCGATCGCCCCGGCGCTCGGCGACGGTACCGAGGCCAAACCGATCGAGGCGGTGCTCCGCGGCACCCTCGCCGAGCACGGCCGCTACCGGTCGCTGTACGTACTCGGCCCCACCGGCGCCGTGGTGGCCCGGGCCGGCGAGGCGCCGCGGCACGCGGGCGCCGGGACGGTCGGGCCGGACGGCGTCCTGCTCCTCAACAAGTCCGGCAAGGAGCCGCAGGTGGCCGCCCGGGTCGGGCTCGGCCCGCAGGCCCAGGGCGAGAGCGCCGACCCGGCCGCCGAGGCGGCCGCGGCCGCCGCCCCGCCGACCGCCGTGGTGGTCGGGGAGTTCAAGCGCGAGTTCCTCGACGGCCTGCTGACCCGCCCCGGCCTCGGCCGGGTCTGGCTGATCGACGACCGGCACAAGGTGCTCTCCGCCAACGAGGCCTTCAGCTCCTTCGGCGACCTGCCCGAGGCCCGCGCCGAGGCGGTGCTCACCTCGGCCGGCAAGGGCGCCGCCGCCGACGTGGTCCGCCACGGCGGCGACCCGGCCGTGCTGGCGGCGGCCCCGCTCGGCGGCAACGGCACGGTGGCCAGGCTCGGCTGGTCCGTGGTCAGCGCCCAGCCGGTGGCCTGGCTCCACCTGGACCAGAACAAGGCCGACCGGCGGGCCGTGCTGGCCGGGATGCTCGGCCTCGCCGCGGCCGCGCTCTGCCTCGGCTGGCTGTTCGTCGCGGTCGGCATCCCGCTGCGCCGGCTCGCCGCGAGCGCGGAGGCGCTGGCCGCGGGCGACCGCCGGACGGTGCTGTACCCCGCGCACCACGACGAGGTGGGGGCGGTCGCCCGCAGCCTGGAACTGCTCCGGCAGGAGCTGGAACTGCTGGGCCGGCCGTCCGCCGGCCGCCGGGCGGCCCGGGCGGCCCGGGCGCCAGGGCCGCCGGCGGCCCCGCCCACCCCGGCCGGTGCCGGACACCGCTAG
- a CDS encoding gamma-glutamylcyclotransferase — MPLYAAYATNLDARQMTRRAPHSPLRGTGWLDGWRLTFGGEQLGWEGSLATVVEDEKEQVFVSLYDVAPMDEEGLDRWEGVQLGIYRKMKLRAHTLDGDIQVWTYVLNDYEGGLPAARYLGLIADAAESAGAPHDYVLDLRRRPC, encoded by the coding sequence ATGCCCCTCTACGCCGCGTATGCCACCAACCTCGATGCCCGGCAGATGACCCGCCGTGCCCCGCACTCCCCGCTGCGCGGCACGGGCTGGCTGGACGGCTGGCGGCTGACCTTCGGCGGCGAGCAGCTCGGCTGGGAGGGCTCGCTGGCCACCGTGGTGGAGGACGAGAAGGAGCAGGTCTTCGTCTCGCTCTACGACGTCGCCCCGATGGACGAGGAGGGGCTGGACCGCTGGGAGGGCGTGCAGCTCGGCATCTACCGCAAGATGAAGCTGCGGGCGCACACCCTGGACGGCGACATCCAGGTCTGGACGTACGTCCTGAACGACTACGAGGGCGGCCTGCCCGCCGCCCGCTACCTCGGGCTGATCGCGGACGCGGCCGAGAGCGCCGGCGCCCCCCACGACTACGTGCTGGACCTGCGCCGCCGGCCCTGCTGA